In Candidatus Riesia pediculicola, the following are encoded in one genomic region:
- a CDS encoding succinate dehydrogenase iron-sulfur subunit: MIHIKKNQKDNLELSIYRYNSSISSYPYMKSYFFQMEKVKGKMLLDLLIQVKKKDPSFSFRMSCGQGVCGSDGMNINGRNGLSCITSVDWLIKRNKKIVIKPLTGFPILKDLIVDLSSFFNQYQKVLPYIIKDQKDIFDKRKNIQKVDSRNQLEGLYECILCACCSSSCPSFWWNEKKFLGPAAILVLYRFLLDDRDHGNDLRLRRLHDHFSVFKCHNIMNCVSFCPKKLNPNKAIRSVKIMLLKHIFKKINKKL; this comes from the coding sequence ATGATACATATAAAAAAAAATCAAAAAGATAATTTAGAACTTTCTATATATCGATATAATTCAAGCATCAGTTCTTATCCGTATATGAAAAGTTATTTTTTTCAGATGGAAAAAGTTAAGGGAAAAATGTTGTTAGATCTATTAATTCAAGTTAAAAAAAAGGATCCATCTTTTAGCTTTAGAATGTCTTGTGGACAAGGAGTGTGCGGTTCGGACGGAATGAATATTAATGGACGCAATGGGTTGTCCTGTATTACTTCAGTAGATTGGTTAATTAAAAGAAATAAAAAAATTGTTATTAAGCCTCTGACAGGATTTCCAATTTTGAAAGATTTAATAGTTGATCTATCTTCCTTTTTTAATCAATATCAAAAAGTTCTTCCATATATAATTAAAGATCAAAAAGATATTTTTGATAAAAGAAAAAATATTCAAAAAGTTGACAGTAGAAATCAGCTAGAAGGTTTATACGAATGTATTTTATGTGCTTGCTGCTCTTCTTCTTGTCCTTCTTTTTGGTGGAACGAAAAAAAATTTCTTGGTCCTGCTGCAATTTTGGTTCTATACAGATTTTTATTGGATGATAGAGATCATGGGAACGATCTTAGATTGAGAAGGTTACATGATCACTTCAGTGTGTTTAAGTGTCACAACATTATGAACTGTGTTTCTTTTTGCCCAAAAAAATTAAATCCGAACAAAGCTATTAGATCTGTAAAAATTATGTTGTTAAAACATATTTTTAAGAAAATCAATAAAAAACTCTAA
- a CDS encoding 2-oxoglutarate dehydrogenase E1 component, which translates to MNKKIKSKELCFSFPIENISYIEKYRNKEKQNYFCNETSKKSFSEIKKTDPSLISFSHLNLKNKFRLKKNNSENSYQILLEKEKRIVSQIKRYFREKGHLESCLNPIELRKNTLRKSIQSFFLKKIQNLYKIQEKRDSNNLIVNRLNKLKDLIFRMNQIYCQSIGFEYMHIEDEDQRNWIQNKIEKTCIFSKDIFETSEKIQFLSDLVSAEELEKYLAKVFPGEKRFSLEGIDVLIPMLRDIIISSEKQKITKIVLGMAHRGRINVLVNIFGKPLKKIFQKVDEMSREEFFGDVEYHYGGFSIFKIRNKTIELNLSFNPSHLEIVNPVVMGMTRGYIDKLKKNPEEILSITIHGDASVIGQGVVQETINLYKIEGYSVGGTIRIVLNNQIGFTTSKKDFLRSSRYCTDIFKFTQFPIFHVNADDIESVIFVSRLALDFRKKFKKDVIIDLVGYRRRGHSEIDDPKATQPIMYRSIDQHNTSKSIYFEKLNRTDKIVNRKIFQNMIDSYRKKLNARSSLSCEATFIDDFDCMIQNSEIYPRKDLIQSENLQKILQKINSVPKNFKLHPLVKKILQNRLKISLKESPCDWATAEILAYATLMIHGFDIRISGEDVSRGTFFQRHLKVYDQVSGKELFLMKNIKDSLGTLKIWDSVLSEESTLAFEYGYSLINNRSLTIWEAQFGDFSNVAQVVVDQFISSGKKKWGTQSNLVLFLPHGCEGQGPDHSSARIERYLQLCAEKNMKILIPSNPSQIYHALTDHCLMNRSNRDGTQRNPLIIFSPKSLLHHSKCRVHLKELFDSKFHSIIEEKFENEIQVDIKKIIFCCGKIYYELSKERRIIGYGAYRTLIIRIEQLYPFPQEELKDKIQKYNRVTNFIWCQEEPKNQGAWSHVKGYIRKIIPNYAHLSYFGRSKSATSSEGNYMKYKIKQKQIIQSALSSSY; encoded by the coding sequence ATGAATAAGAAAATCAAAAGTAAAGAATTGTGTTTTTCTTTTCCAATAGAAAATATTTCGTACATCGAAAAGTATAGAAATAAAGAGAAGCAAAATTATTTTTGTAATGAAACATCAAAGAAATCTTTTTCTGAAATAAAAAAAACTGATCCTTCATTAATCAGTTTTTCTCATTTAAACCTTAAAAATAAATTTCGTTTAAAAAAAAATAATTCAGAAAACTCATATCAAATCCTTTTAGAAAAAGAAAAAAGAATAGTTTCCCAAATAAAAAGATATTTTCGAGAAAAAGGACATCTAGAATCTTGTTTGAATCCGATTGAATTGAGAAAAAATACGTTAAGAAAGAGTATCCAGAGTTTTTTTCTAAAAAAAATACAGAATTTATATAAAATTCAGGAAAAAAGAGATAGCAATAATTTGATCGTAAATAGATTGAACAAATTGAAAGATCTTATATTTCGAATGAATCAAATCTATTGTCAATCGATAGGTTTCGAGTATATGCATATAGAAGATGAGGATCAAAGAAATTGGATTCAGAATAAGATAGAAAAAACATGTATATTTTCAAAAGATATATTTGAAACTTCAGAAAAAATTCAATTTCTTTCTGATTTAGTTTCCGCAGAAGAACTAGAAAAATACCTAGCAAAAGTATTTCCGGGAGAGAAGCGATTCTCTCTGGAAGGAATTGACGTCTTAATACCTATGCTAAGAGATATTATTATTTCTTCAGAAAAACAAAAAATAACTAAAATTGTTCTTGGAATGGCTCATCGTGGAAGAATTAATGTTCTAGTAAATATATTTGGAAAACCTTTGAAAAAGATATTTCAAAAAGTAGATGAAATGTCGAGAGAAGAATTTTTTGGAGATGTAGAATATCATTATGGTGGTTTTTCAATATTCAAAATAAGAAATAAAACAATAGAGTTAAATTTATCTTTCAATCCTTCTCATTTAGAAATTGTTAATCCAGTTGTCATGGGAATGACGAGAGGATACATAGATAAGTTAAAGAAAAATCCAGAAGAAATTTTATCCATTACTATACATGGTGATGCTTCTGTAATTGGACAAGGTGTAGTTCAGGAAACTATTAATTTATACAAGATAGAAGGATATAGTGTCGGAGGAACAATTCGAATCGTATTAAATAATCAAATTGGTTTCACTACATCTAAAAAAGATTTTTTGAGATCTTCTAGATATTGCACAGATATTTTTAAATTCACTCAATTTCCTATATTTCATGTTAATGCAGACGATATAGAATCAGTTATCTTTGTTTCAAGATTAGCTTTGGATTTTCGGAAAAAATTTAAAAAAGATGTTATTATCGATCTTGTCGGGTATAGAAGAAGGGGTCATAGTGAAATAGATGATCCAAAAGCAACGCAGCCAATAATGTATCGATCCATTGATCAACATAATACATCTAAATCGATTTATTTTGAAAAGTTGAACAGAACAGATAAGATAGTCAATAGGAAAATTTTTCAAAATATGATAGATTCTTACAGAAAAAAACTGAATGCGAGAAGTTCTTTGTCATGTGAAGCTACTTTTATTGACGACTTTGATTGTATGATTCAAAATTCAGAAATATATCCTAGAAAAGATTTGATACAATCTGAAAATCTTCAAAAAATATTACAGAAAATCAATTCTGTTCCAAAAAATTTTAAGCTACATCCTTTAGTAAAAAAAATACTTCAAAATCGATTAAAAATTTCGTTAAAAGAATCTCCTTGTGACTGGGCTACAGCTGAAATTTTAGCATATGCTACACTAATGATACATGGATTTGATATTCGGATATCTGGAGAAGACGTGAGCAGAGGGACTTTTTTTCAAAGACATCTTAAAGTATATGATCAAGTAAGCGGTAAGGAACTTTTTTTGATGAAAAATATAAAAGATTCTTTGGGAACTTTAAAGATCTGGGACTCTGTATTATCAGAAGAATCTACATTAGCATTTGAGTATGGTTATTCTTTAATAAATAATAGATCTTTGACAATATGGGAAGCTCAATTTGGAGATTTTTCAAACGTTGCACAAGTTGTAGTGGATCAGTTTATTAGTTCTGGAAAAAAGAAATGGGGGACTCAGAGTAACTTGGTATTGTTTCTACCACATGGATGTGAAGGACAAGGACCAGACCATTCTTCTGCAAGAATAGAAAGGTATCTTCAGCTATGTGCAGAAAAAAACATGAAAATATTGATACCTTCTAATCCATCTCAAATATATCATGCTCTTACAGATCATTGTCTTATGAATCGATCAAATAGAGATGGAACTCAAAGAAATCCCCTCATTATTTTTTCTCCAAAATCTTTATTACATCATTCGAAATGTCGGGTTCATCTTAAAGAGTTATTTGATAGTAAATTTCATAGTATTATTGAAGAAAAATTTGAAAATGAAATACAAGTTGATATTAAAAAAATAATTTTCTGTTGTGGAAAGATATATTACGAATTATCAAAAGAAAGGAGAATTATTGGATATGGAGCTTATAGAACTTTAATTATCCGAATTGAACAACTCTATCCATTTCCTCAAGAAGAATTAAAAGATAAAATCCAGAAATATAATCGTGTAACTAATTTCATTTGGTGTCAGGAAGAACCGAAGAATCAAGGAGCTTGGAGTCATGTAAAAGGTTATATTAGAAAAATCATTCCGAACTACGCACATCTTTCTTATTTTGGAAGGTCGAAATCAGCAACTTCATCTGAGGGAAATTATATGAAATATAAAATAAAACAGAAACAGATTATTCAATCAGCTCTATCATCTTCTTATTAA
- the sucB gene encoding dihydrolipoyllysine-residue succinyltransferase, whose protein sequence is MKKNCSKNPVLAPNLSESVSEANVLKWRKKVGDFVKEGELLVEIETDKIVLEISSPVSGTLESVLKGVGSLVKSREVLGYVNNCGDRKYIEKLSSDYFQKKSNRNESFSSPSLRRKILKDQNKLLTQKKNLKELDNFFKEEMNSVDKKKYPFGNMDLSLKKSMEKKNKSYKIIPMTNIRKCISDRLLRSKNNSVTLTTFNEINMQSIMNIRRSYERSFEKMYGFKMGITSFFVKACANSLKKYPEINASIDRENILYHNHIDINVAVSTKRGLITPILRKVEELHLVDIEKKIKEIIEKSSKNYLDLQDLKSGSFTITNGGIFGSLMSTPIINPPQSAILGMHVVQDRVISENKEIKISPMMYVTLSYDHRIIDGKEAIGFLLDVKESLENPILLLLS, encoded by the coding sequence ATGAAAAAGAATTGTTCAAAAAATCCAGTATTAGCACCAAATCTTTCTGAATCCGTATCTGAGGCCAATGTATTGAAATGGAGAAAAAAAGTAGGTGATTTTGTTAAAGAAGGTGAGTTATTGGTAGAAATTGAAACTGATAAGATTGTTTTAGAGATTTCTTCTCCAGTTTCTGGAACTTTAGAATCAGTATTAAAAGGTGTTGGATCTTTAGTAAAGTCAAGAGAAGTCCTAGGATATGTTAATAATTGTGGTGATCGAAAGTATATTGAAAAACTTTCTTCAGATTATTTTCAGAAGAAATCAAATCGAAATGAATCTTTCTCTTCTCCTTCTTTACGCAGAAAAATCTTGAAGGATCAAAATAAACTTTTAACACAAAAAAAGAATTTAAAAGAGTTAGATAATTTTTTTAAAGAAGAAATGAATTCTGTTGATAAAAAAAAGTATCCTTTTGGGAACATGGATTTATCTCTCAAAAAATCAATGGAAAAGAAAAACAAATCTTATAAGATAATACCGATGACAAACATCAGGAAATGTATTTCTGATCGATTATTACGTTCAAAAAATAATTCCGTTACACTAACGACGTTTAATGAGATAAATATGCAATCGATTATGAATATAAGAAGATCTTACGAAAGAAGTTTCGAAAAAATGTATGGATTTAAGATGGGAATAACTTCTTTTTTCGTAAAGGCTTGTGCAAATTCTTTGAAGAAATATCCGGAAATAAACGCATCGATTGATAGGGAAAATATTTTATATCATAATCACATTGACATTAATGTAGCTGTATCTACTAAAAGAGGATTGATTACCCCGATTCTAAGAAAAGTAGAAGAACTTCATTTGGTAGATATAGAGAAAAAAATAAAAGAAATTATTGAAAAAAGTTCGAAAAATTATCTGGATCTTCAAGATTTAAAAAGTGGAAGTTTCACAATTACTAATGGAGGAATATTTGGATCATTGATGTCAACTCCAATTATTAATCCTCCTCAGAGCGCAATACTTGGAATGCATGTAGTTCAAGACCGGGTAATATCTGAAAATAAAGAAATAAAAATTTCCCCAATGATGTATGTAACTTTATCTTACGATCACAGAATAATCGACGGAAAGGAAGCAATCGGTTTTTTATTGGATGTAAAGGAATCTTTAGAAAATCCGATACTACTTCTATTGAGTTAA
- a CDS encoding succinate--CoA ligase subunit beta — protein sequence MYLYEYQVKRMLFLSGFLVPKGFFCQTIEEVRNAIFQLNQKIFVLKCQIQSGGRKKSGAIEIVSNIKEAELFFFKWMNKKLITNQTNSGGQLVIGILVEEHVSIKKETYASISLDKNDKQIMLIFSSSGGTEVEKYHRNCKKLFRKIEIDPIKKLTLNILEKHVDNLGYQKKEGKFFSKFLIKLLNMFFYLDLLFVEINPIAIDKKGRFFCLDGKSNMDCNAFFRKKELKKNILKFNSKIDNEKFKLYEPSNYVLLKGNIGCIANGAGLAMATMDLIKIYGGNPANFLDIGGNTDLSGMKSYIHKVLVQKNVNVILINIFGGIVRCEIVAEALIQSLKDIQNECFPKILIRLSGNGYQSGINYIEKSGFNNIFVMDNLEKMVKRSVHLAKNVYFNK from the coding sequence ATGTATCTATACGAATATCAAGTTAAAAGAATGCTCTTTCTTTCTGGTTTTTTAGTTCCAAAAGGTTTCTTTTGTCAAACAATCGAAGAAGTTAGAAACGCAATTTTCCAACTGAATCAAAAAATTTTTGTTCTAAAATGTCAAATACAATCTGGAGGAAGAAAAAAGTCAGGAGCAATTGAGATAGTTTCTAACATAAAAGAAGCCGAATTATTTTTTTTTAAGTGGATGAATAAGAAACTAATTACAAATCAAACCAACTCAGGTGGTCAATTAGTAATCGGAATATTAGTAGAAGAGCATGTTTCAATTAAAAAAGAAACTTATGCAAGTATATCATTGGATAAGAATGATAAACAAATTATGTTGATCTTCTCTTCTTCTGGTGGAACAGAAGTGGAGAAATATCATAGAAATTGTAAAAAGTTATTTCGAAAGATTGAGATAGATCCTATCAAAAAATTGACGTTGAATATACTAGAAAAACATGTAGATAATTTAGGCTATCAAAAAAAAGAAGGGAAATTTTTTTCAAAATTTCTTATAAAATTATTAAATATGTTTTTCTATTTAGATCTTCTATTTGTAGAGATCAATCCGATAGCTATTGATAAAAAGGGGAGGTTTTTCTGTTTAGATGGAAAATCAAACATGGATTGTAATGCTTTCTTTCGAAAAAAAGAACTAAAAAAGAATATATTAAAATTTAATTCTAAAATAGATAATGAAAAATTTAAATTATATGAACCTTCAAATTATGTTTTATTGAAAGGAAATATAGGATGCATCGCTAATGGAGCAGGATTGGCTATGGCGACGATGGATCTAATAAAAATTTATGGAGGAAATCCAGCTAATTTTTTAGATATAGGAGGAAACACAGACTTATCTGGAATGAAGTCTTATATTCATAAGGTACTAGTTCAAAAAAATGTCAATGTAATCTTAATTAATATATTTGGAGGAATCGTGAGATGTGAGATCGTCGCAGAAGCTTTAATACAATCTTTAAAGGACATCCAAAACGAATGTTTTCCAAAAATATTGATTAGATTATCTGGAAACGGATATCAATCTGGAATAAATTATATAGAAAAAAGCGGTTTTAATAATATCTTCGTTATGGATAATTTAGAAAAGATGGTTAAAAGATCGGTTCATTTAGCAAAAAATGTCTATTTTAATAAATAA
- the sucD gene encoding succinate--CoA ligase subunit alpha — MSILINKNTRVVCQGLTGKKGSFHSDIDMKYGTKIVSGVVPGKGNTYHLGIPIFDTVKEAVFYTKANTSVIYVPAIFCKEAILEAVDSGIELIIVITEGIPILDMMVVKKKLQENQDIIMIGPNSPGIISPGQCKIGIQPYSIHKIGAVGIISRSGTLMYEAVDQISRLGIGQSTCVGIGGDMISGCDFIEILPLFEDDIDTKVILMIGEIGGNREEKAASYIQSKVTKPVLAYIAGLHVPRDQQMGHAGAILENVDLDIEEKMKFLEKNGIEVIQSISKIGENIRKYF; from the coding sequence ATGTCTATTTTAATAAATAAAAACACTAGAGTAGTTTGTCAAGGTTTAACTGGGAAAAAAGGTAGTTTTCACTCTGATATTGATATGAAATATGGTACAAAAATAGTTTCTGGAGTAGTTCCAGGAAAAGGAAATACCTACCATTTGGGTATTCCTATTTTTGACACAGTTAAAGAAGCTGTTTTCTATACAAAAGCGAATACTTCAGTAATTTATGTTCCTGCAATTTTCTGTAAAGAAGCTATATTGGAAGCAGTTGACTCAGGAATTGAATTGATTATAGTTATTACGGAAGGAATACCGATTTTGGATATGATGGTAGTAAAAAAAAAATTGCAAGAAAATCAAGATATAATTATGATAGGTCCTAATTCTCCTGGTATAATATCCCCAGGACAATGTAAGATAGGGATTCAGCCGTACTCTATTCATAAGATTGGTGCAGTCGGAATAATATCTAGATCTGGAACATTAATGTACGAAGCGGTCGATCAGATCAGTAGATTGGGGATAGGTCAATCTACCTGTGTAGGAATAGGAGGAGATATGATATCCGGATGTGATTTTATTGAAATTTTACCTCTTTTTGAAGATGATATAGATACTAAGGTTATTCTGATGATCGGAGAAATTGGAGGAAATAGAGAGGAAAAAGCTGCTTCTTACATACAATCAAAAGTTACAAAACCAGTTCTCGCTTATATAGCCGGTTTGCATGTTCCTAGAGATCAACAAATGGGTCATGCTGGAGCTATTTTGGAAAATGTAGATCTCGATATTGAAGAAAAAATGAAATTTTTAGAAAAGAATGGAATCGAAGTAATCCAAAGTATTTCCAAGATTGGAGAGAACATTAGAAAATATTTTTAG
- the gpmA gene encoding 2,3-diphosphoglycerate-dependent phosphoglycerate mutase: protein MFVRLVIIRHGTSIWNQLNKFTGWTDVPLSKEGYIEAKKAGKILKKNRITFDVAYTSFLKRAIHTLWEVLKEIDKSWIPVYKTWNLNERHYGALQGLNKEEVSKEYGKDQVELWRRSFKIKPPSLKENSVFMKDIRYNTIIKKNFPDSESLEDTLKRVVPLWKEEIKPKIKRKNKVLIVAHGNSLRALAKHLENISEESISKLNIPTAKPIVYEFDRNIDVINRYYL from the coding sequence ATGTTTGTTCGATTGGTTATTATACGACATGGAACAAGTATATGGAATCAGTTAAATAAATTTACTGGATGGACAGATGTTCCTTTGTCAAAAGAGGGTTACATAGAAGCAAAAAAAGCAGGAAAGATCTTAAAAAAAAATAGGATAACATTTGATGTTGCTTATACTTCCTTTTTAAAACGAGCAATCCATACTTTATGGGAAGTTTTAAAAGAAATTGATAAAAGTTGGATTCCGGTTTATAAAACCTGGAATCTTAATGAAAGACATTATGGTGCGTTACAAGGTTTAAATAAAGAAGAAGTTAGTAAAGAGTACGGAAAAGATCAAGTCGAACTTTGGAGAAGAAGTTTCAAAATCAAACCACCTTCTCTTAAAGAGAACTCTGTTTTTATGAAAGATATTCGCTACAATACAATAATTAAAAAAAATTTTCCGGATTCAGAGAGCTTAGAAGATACTCTTAAAAGAGTAGTTCCACTATGGAAAGAAGAAATTAAACCTAAAATAAAAAGAAAAAATAAAGTTTTAATTGTCGCTCATGGAAATTCTCTTAGAGCTTTGGCAAAACATTTAGAAAACATAAGTGAAGAATCTATTTCAAAGCTAAATATTCCTACCGCAAAACCTATTGTATATGAATTTGATAGAAATATAGATGTGATCAATAGATATTATCTCTGA
- a CDS encoding redoxin domain-containing protein — protein MSLINTKVKPFKSLAFKDKNFVSISEKEIQGKWNVFFFYPANFTFVCPTELKDLSDHYEDFKKIKTEIYSVSTDTHFSHKVWHDISNTIKSVQYYMISDSSWELTKNFEVMRYSEDDNGNLKESGFSLRATFIIDPDNIIRSIEVISDGVGRNSQELLRKVQALQYIRKNSGEVCPARWEKGRSTLKTKINLVGNL, from the coding sequence ATGAGCTTAATCAACACGAAAGTCAAACCTTTCAAAAGTTTAGCTTTTAAAGACAAAAATTTTGTTTCTATTTCTGAAAAAGAAATTCAAGGAAAGTGGAATGTATTTTTTTTCTATCCTGCTAATTTTACTTTTGTCTGTCCAACTGAGTTAAAAGATTTGTCCGATCATTATGAAGACTTTAAGAAAATAAAGACAGAAATATACTCAGTTTCTACAGATACTCATTTTTCTCACAAAGTATGGCATGACATTTCAAATACTATAAAATCAGTCCAGTATTATATGATTAGTGATTCAAGCTGGGAACTAACCAAAAATTTTGAAGTTATGCGATATTCTGAAGATGATAATGGAAATCTCAAAGAATCTGGATTTTCATTAAGAGCGACTTTTATTATCGATCCAGATAATATTATTCGATCCATAGAGGTGATATCTGATGGAGTTGGTAGAAACTCTCAAGAATTGTTAAGGAAAGTTCAAGCTCTTCAGTATATTAGAAAAAATTCGGGAGAAGTTTGTCCTGCACGATGGGAAAAAGGGCGTTCGACTCTAAAAACGAAAATAAATTTAGTCGGAAATTTGTAA
- the trxA gene encoding thioredoxin — MKENLLSLSDSNFEEYITNSRKVILVDFWAPWCTPCKNMHDVIKNIKNEYLEKISITTLNVEENFKTSSKYDIRSIPTLIIFKKGKEVERIVGSISMNQLEQFIERNT, encoded by the coding sequence ATGAAAGAAAACTTATTAAGCTTATCTGACTCTAACTTTGAAGAATATATAACCAACTCTCGAAAAGTAATATTAGTTGATTTTTGGGCGCCTTGGTGCACACCTTGTAAAAATATGCATGATGTTATAAAAAACATAAAAAATGAATACTTAGAGAAGATTTCAATTACAACATTAAATGTTGAAGAGAACTTCAAAACTTCTTCTAAATATGATATTCGCAGTATACCAACTTTAATTATTTTTAAGAAAGGTAAAGAAGTAGAAAGAATAGTTGGATCGATTTCTATGAATCAATTAGAACAATTTATTGAAAGAAATACTTAA